In Streptomyces sclerotialus, the DNA window CTGGCGTCCCTGGCCATCCCGGAGTCGTCGCCGAGCAGCACCTCGCCGCCGAGCGCGTGCGCGATCTGGGAGACGGTCGGCGCGGAGAGCGAGGGCTCCTCGGGGAGCGCGTAGCAGGGCACCGGGAGGTGGGTGGCCAGCCGCTCCACGACGGCCGTGCGGTCGGCGGCGGCGACCCGGTTCACGACCATGGCGACCACGTCGCAGCCCATGGAGTCGAAGGCGCGGTAGGCGTTGCGTGCCTCGTCCCGTACCGACTCCGGCTCCTGGTCGCGGCCCGCGACGACCGGCAGCACCGAGGCGCCGAACTCGTTCGCCAGCCGGGCGTTCAGGCTCAGCTCGTCGGGCAGGCCGGTGTCGGCGTAGTCCGTGCCCAGCACCAGGACGTAGTCGTACTCCCTGGCGACGTCCAGGAAGCGGTCCACCAGCCGGGAGACCAGCTCGTCGGTGCCCTGCTCGGCCTGGAGGGCGTTCGCCTCCTCGTACCCCATGCCGTACACCGAGTCGGCGGGCTGGGTGAGGCGGTACCGCGACCGCAGCAGGTCGAAGAGGCGGTCCGGGCCGTCGTCGTGCACGAGCGGGCGGAAGACGCCGACCCGGTCGACATGGCGGGTCAGCAGTTCCATGACCCCCAGCTCGATGACCTGGCGTCCGTCGCCGCGGCCGATGCCGGTCACGTACACGCTCCGCGTCACGTGCGATCTCCGTCCTTTTCCGTTGCTCACGGGGAAAAATTACCCGATATGGTGGCCTTGCCCCCCTTGACAATACCTGCGCCAGTGGATAAGCCGCTCTCTCCCAGTGTCCATGGTCGGTGCCGGTGGGCGAAGGCGGGTGCGGGAGGCGGGTGAGGACCCGTGTGCGGGGTACCCGGAGACGGAGTACCCGAGGCGCGTGAGGTCACCGGTCACCGGCCCGTGAAACAATCGCATCGGCTCACCAGAACCAACATCGAGCACAGGAGACTCAGCACGATGCGTATCGGAGTCCTGACCGCGGGCGGCGACTGCCCCGGCCTCAACGCCGTGATCCGCTCTGTGGTGCACCGCGCCGTCACGGGCCACGACGACGAGGTCATCGGCTTCGAGGACGGCTTCAAGGGTCTGCTCGACGGCCGTTACCGCAAGCTCGACCTCGACGCCGTCGGCGGCATCCTCGCCCGCGGCGGCACGATCCTCGGCTCCTCCCGCCTGGAGCGCGCCCGGCTGCGCCAGGCCTGCGAGGACGCCAAGGACATGTCGAAGGAGTACGGCATCGACGTGCTCATCCCGATCGGCGGCGAGGGCACGCTCACCGCGGCCCGGATGCTCGCCGACGCGGGCCTGCCGGTGGTCGGTGTGCCGAAGACCATCGACAACGACATCTCCTCCACCGACCGCACCTTCGGCTTCGACACGGCCGTCGGCGTGGCGACCGAGGCCATCGACCGCCTGAAGACCACCGCCGAGTCGCACCAGCGGGTCATGGTCGTGGAGGTCATGGGCCGCCACGCGGGCTGGATCGCGCTGGAGTCCGGCATGGCCGGCGGCGCCCACGGCATCTGCCTCCCCGAGCGGCCCTTCGACGTGAACGACCTGGTCAAGATGGTCGAGGAGCGCTTCGCGCGGGGCAAGAAGTTCGCCGTCGTCTGCGTCGCCGAGGGCGCGCACCCCGCCGAGGGCACGATGGACTACGCCAAGGGCGAGATCGACCAGTTCGGTCACGAGCGCTTCCAGGGCATCGGCACCAAGCTCGCCGTCGAGCTGGAGAAGCGGCTCGGCAAGGAGGCCCGCCCGGTCATCCTCGGCCACGTCCAGCGCGGCGGCACCCCCACCGCGTACGACCGGGTGCTCGCCACCCGCTTCGGCTGGCACGCCGTCGAGGCCGCGCACCGCGGCGAATTCGGCAAGATGACCGCGCTGCGCGGCACGGACATCACGATGGTGCCGCTCGCCGAGGCGGTCACCCACCTCAAGACCGTGCCGGCCGACCGTATGCACGAGGCCGAGTCGGTCTTCTGACCCGGCCGGGCCGTTCCCGGCGCCCGGTCCGTCGGGGCCGGGAACGGCTCACGCCTCCCCGACCTGGTCCCAGAAGTGGGCCAGCACGTCGGCCAGGAATTCGCGGCCCGCGTCGCTGGACTCCGCGGCGGTCTCCACGCCGCCGCCCCAGCCCAGGGTCCCGGCCATCCGCCGGTGGTACTCCTCGAACAGGAACTCCAGCGCCTTCTGCACCCGCGGCTTCGGCAGCCCCAGTGACTTGTACACCGGGCGCACGTACGCCTGCCAGCGCGTCGTCGCGGCGCTGCGCAGCATCTCCGCCAGCTGCTGCTCGCGGCCGGTCAGCCGGATCAGCGCGGGCAGCGGGAGGTCCAGCTCGACCTTGAGCGCCGCGGCCTGCCGGTCGTTGCCCTGCCACTGCCCGGTGGCCTCCATCCGCTCGTACGCCGGGATCTCCATTCCGATGCGCAGCGCGAGGTCGTCGGCGGCGATGCCCCGGGCTATGCGGTACTCGCGCAGTGTGTCGGGGGTGCCGAGCAGATCGCCGGGCGCGCACCACAGGGCGCCCGCGAGCGCGTTCAGCTCGCTCTCCGTCGGCGAGCCCTCGCCGCGCTCCCATGCGGCGATCGTCCGTGGCTGAATCGGTTTTCCGTACGCGGCGTTGATGCCGTACGCGACGTGCGCGGGCGTCATGCCGAGAGCCTCGCGCATGCGCTTGGCTGCCTGGGCGTCGAAGGGTGGGCGGCGCTCGCCCCTGTCTGGCGTGTGCACGGCCACACCGTAAAGGACCGGGATATGTCTACGCGGGTAGTTCTGCTCTTCGCTTCGAAAACTCGTAGCAATATACGGGTTGCAGAGAGTGATCTTGTGACGGTGGGTGATTTTTTCACGTACCGTGAGCGGGAGGCGAGAGGATTCTCGGCCAAAGATGACTGCTTACTGAGCGCTCGCTCAGCCAGGTCGACTCGCCGGCCGGGTCACCGGTCGGCGTCGGCCATCGGCTCCAGCCGGAACAGCTGGTGGTCCACCTCCTCGCGCGGCCACTGGACGACCCGCGCGCCGTCGCCCGTCGCGCCGCCCGCGACATCGAGGTACTGGCCGCTGTGCCGCGCGGCGATGCGGTACGCGCCGCCGGGCTGGGGCTCGAACAGGAACTTCTCGTTCTCGGTGCCGACCGCGCGCCACTGGATCAGCCACGCGCCCTCCTTCTCCGAGACGTCCTCGATGACCAGCACCTTGCCGCTGTGCTCGGCCATCAGCCGGTACGAGCCGTCCCCGGCGGGCTCCAGGGAGAACTTCTCGTGGTCGTCCGCGCCGCGCGAGAACTGGATCACGGGCGCGCCGTCGGCGGTGGACGCCTCGCTCACGCACAGCACCTTGCCGCTGTGCACGGCGACGATGCGGGCGCGGGACGGCAGAGCGGCGGACGGTGCGGAGGGAACGCTGGACATGGCGGGCCTCCTCGCGGCGTCATGGCTACCGGGCACGCTAGGCCGCGCGTCACCCGTCGTGCCAGAGCCGTTTCGGCTGGCGTCCCGCGGGCCGGGGCTCAGCCCTTCACCGCACCGCCCAGCGCGAAGCCGCCGCCGAGGCGGCGGGCGATGAGGACGTACAGGAGCAGCACCGGGGTCGAGTAGATGACGGAGAAGGCCGCGAGCTGGCCGTAGACCACGGTCCCGCGGTTGCCGAAGAAGTCGTTGATGCTGACCGAGGCGGGCATCTGCTCCGGATCGAGCAGGAGCATGAAGGGGACGAAGAAGTTGCCCCACATCATGACGAAGGAGTAGACGGTGACGACCGCGATGCCCGGACCCATCAGGGGCAGGACGACGCGGAGCAGGGACTGCATGGAGGAGGCGCCGTCGGTCCAGGCCGCCTCCTCCAGCTCCTTCGGCACGCCGTCCATGAAGTTCTTCATCAGCCATACGGCGAAGGGGAGTTGGGACGCCGCGAAGAACAGGATCGTCCCGTGCACGGTGTCGATCAGCTCGACCTGGACGAACAGGGCGTACACCGGGACCATGATCGCCGTGATCGGCAGGCAGGTGGCGAAGAGGATCGTGGCCAGGAAGGCGCTGCCCGTACGGGAGCGGTAGCGGGACAGCGGGTAGGCCGCCAGGGCCGCGCAGACGATCGTCAGGAGGGTCGCTCCGCCGCACAGGACCAGGCTGTTGAGGAGCGGGGTGAAGGTGACGTCGGGGACGAGGACCGCGTCGAAGTTGCCGAAGGTGAACTCGTCGGGGACCTTCACCCGCAGGTCGGCCTGCGCGTCCAGGGACGAGAGGACCACCCAGGCCAGGGGCAGGACGAAGGCGGCCGCGACCACCAGGAGCGCCGCGTCCGCGGTGAGGCGGCGGACGGTGCGGCGGGCGGCCGGGGTGCGCTTCACGGAGCCGGGCACTCAGACCTCCGTGCGCAGCAGGCGCATGTAGACGAGGGAGAAGAGGGAGCCGACCAGGAGCAGGAGCAGGGCCACCGCCGTCGCGTAGCCGATCATGCTGTTCTGGAAGGCCTGTTCGTACATGTACAGGGGCAGCGTCTGGCTGCGGTTGCCGGGGCCGCCGCGGGTCATCACCCAGATCAGGCCGAAGACCGAGAGGGTCTGGAGGGTGTTGAGCATGAGATTGGTGCCGATGGAGCGGCGGATCATCGGGAGCGTGATGTGCCACATGCGGCGCCGGCCGCTCGCGCCGTCGACCTGGGCGGCCTCGGTGATCTCCTTGGGGATCTCGTTCAGGGCCGCCGAGTAGACCAGCATCGAAAAGGCCGTGCCGCGCCAGACGTTGGCGAAGGAGACCGCCAGGATCGGCAGGGTGTAGAGCCAGTTCTGGCCCGGCAGGTGCAGCCAGTCGAGCACCGCGTTCAGGGTGCCTTCACGGCGGAAGAAGGCGTAGAGCAGGAAGCCCGCCACCACCTCCGGCAGTACCCAGGCCACCACCACGATGCCGCCGGTGAGCGTGCGCACCGGTCCGGAGGCGCGCTGCATCAGGGCCGCGAGCGTCAGGCCCAGGGTGTTCTGGCCGATCAGGGACGAGACGACCGTGAAGACCAGCGTCAGCCAGACCGCGTTGCGGAAGTCCTTGTCGCCGAAGGCCTCGGTGAAGTTGTCCAGGCCGACGAAGGACGACTCCGCCTGGCCGGTCAATTGGAGGTCGGTGAAGGCGAGGTAGACGCAGTAGCCGATCGGGCCCGCGAGGAAGAGCAGCAGCAGGACGACGCCGGGGCCCGCCGGCAGGGCCCGCGCCAGGCTGCGGCGCGGGCGCGTACCGACGGCGCTCACTTCTTGATCACTTCGCCGTTCGTGATCGAGTCCAGCTCCTCGTCGTAGGTCCTCGCCGCCTCCGCCACCGAGGTGTCACCCGTCGTGACGCCCTCCATGGCTTCCTGGATCGCGGTGGAGACCTTCGGGTACGCGGGGTAGGCCGGCCGGTAGTGGGTGTGCGCGACCAGGTCCGTGAAGAACTTGATGCCGGGCTGCGCCTTCACGTACTCCGGGTCCTCGGCGACGTCCTTACGGACCGCGATGCCGGAGTTGGCGATGTACCACTTCCGCGCGTTCTGCTTCGTCTGCATGGTCTTGATGAACTCGAAGGCCAGGTCCGGGTTGCCCGCCTTGGCCGGGACCGCCCATGTCCAGCCGCCCGACATGCTCACCTTTCCGGGGGCCCGGCCGTCCTGTGTGGGCATGTGCGCGAGGCCCAGCTCCTTCGGCCACTCGGGCCACTCGTGGCCCGAGCCCTCGATCCAGTCCTGGGGCAGCCAGGAGCCGTCCAGGTTGATGGCGAGCTTGCCCTCGGGCAGCAGCTCGCCACGGGTACGGGTGCCGATGTTCGGGTCGAGCGCGTCGGAGACGTCCGGGCCGAGCTTCTCCTTGTAGACGGTCTCCACGAACGTCAGGGAGTCCTTGAAGCCCTTGCCGGCGGCGACCCACTTCTTCTGCTCCGGGTCGTACAGCGGGTCCTCGCCCGTGCCGTAGAGCAGCATCTCGAAGCCCTGCATCGTGGCCATCTCGCCCGCGGGCTTGCCGGTGTAGACGTTCAGCGGGATGACGCCGGGGACCTTCTTCTTGATGGTGCGGGCGGTGTCGAGGATGTCGTCCCAGTTCTTCGGCTGCCAGTCCGTGGGCAGGCCCGCCTTCCTGAAGATGTCCTTGCTGAACCAGAGGCCGCGGGTGTCGGTGCCGTCCGGCACGCCGTACGTCCTGCCGTCCTCGCCTCTGGCCGCGGTCTTCGCGGTGTCGATGAACTGTTTCCAGTCCTTCCACTTCTCCAGATAGGGGTCGAGGGGCTTCAGGTAGCCGCTGGTGATGTCGGAGTTGATGAGGAAGGTGTCCTCGTAGACGAGGTCGGGCGCCGTCCTGGGGGAGCGCAGCATCTGCTGGAGCTTCGTGTAGTACTCGGAGTCCGGTGCCTTGATCGGCACCAGCTTCACCTTCTTGCCCGGGTGCGCCTTCTCGAACTCCTTCTTCATGTCGGCCAGGTACGTGTCCATGACCCGGACCTTGTTGTCGGTGGACTGCTTGAACGAGACCTTGACGACATCCGGGTCGCTCCCGGAGCCGCCGCCGCAGGCGGTCAGCGTGGCGGCGGCGAGCACGGCGGAGAGGAACATCAGCGGGACGGCAGGACGCACAGCAGTACCTCCAACTGGCCACGACGGGCTGCACGGTGACCGTAAGGTGACCGGTTGGTCAGGTCAATGGTCCGACCAGCGGTACCGCAATTC includes these proteins:
- a CDS encoding helix-turn-helix domain-containing protein; its protein translation is MHTPDRGERRPPFDAQAAKRMREALGMTPAHVAYGINAAYGKPIQPRTIAAWERGEGSPTESELNALAGALWCAPGDLLGTPDTLREYRIARGIAADDLALRIGMEIPAYERMEATGQWQGNDRQAAALKVELDLPLPALIRLTGREQQLAEMLRSAATTRWQAYVRPVYKSLGLPKPRVQKALEFLFEEYHRRMAGTLGWGGGVETAAESSDAGREFLADVLAHFWDQVGEA
- a CDS encoding carbohydrate ABC transporter permease — translated: MSAVGTRPRRSLARALPAGPGVVLLLLFLAGPIGYCVYLAFTDLQLTGQAESSFVGLDNFTEAFGDKDFRNAVWLTLVFTVVSSLIGQNTLGLTLAALMQRASGPVRTLTGGIVVVAWVLPEVVAGFLLYAFFRREGTLNAVLDWLHLPGQNWLYTLPILAVSFANVWRGTAFSMLVYSAALNEIPKEITEAAQVDGASGRRRMWHITLPMIRRSIGTNLMLNTLQTLSVFGLIWVMTRGGPGNRSQTLPLYMYEQAFQNSMIGYATAVALLLLLVGSLFSLVYMRLLRTEV
- a CDS encoding carbohydrate ABC transporter permease, with amino-acid sequence MKRTPAARRTVRRLTADAALLVVAAAFVLPLAWVVLSSLDAQADLRVKVPDEFTFGNFDAVLVPDVTFTPLLNSLVLCGGATLLTIVCAALAAYPLSRYRSRTGSAFLATILFATCLPITAIMVPVYALFVQVELIDTVHGTILFFAASQLPFAVWLMKNFMDGVPKELEEAAWTDGASSMQSLLRVVLPLMGPGIAVVTVYSFVMMWGNFFVPFMLLLDPEQMPASVSINDFFGNRGTVVYGQLAAFSVIYSTPVLLLYVLIARRLGGGFALGGAVKG
- a CDS encoding extracellular solute-binding protein, with amino-acid sequence MFLSAVLAAATLTACGGGSGSDPDVVKVSFKQSTDNKVRVMDTYLADMKKEFEKAHPGKKVKLVPIKAPDSEYYTKLQQMLRSPRTAPDLVYEDTFLINSDITSGYLKPLDPYLEKWKDWKQFIDTAKTAARGEDGRTYGVPDGTDTRGLWFSKDIFRKAGLPTDWQPKNWDDILDTARTIKKKVPGVIPLNVYTGKPAGEMATMQGFEMLLYGTGEDPLYDPEQKKWVAAGKGFKDSLTFVETVYKEKLGPDVSDALDPNIGTRTRGELLPEGKLAINLDGSWLPQDWIEGSGHEWPEWPKELGLAHMPTQDGRAPGKVSMSGGWTWAVPAKAGNPDLAFEFIKTMQTKQNARKWYIANSGIAVRKDVAEDPEYVKAQPGIKFFTDLVAHTHYRPAYPAYPKVSTAIQEAMEGVTTGDTSVAEAARTYDEELDSITNGEVIKK
- a CDS encoding RICIN domain-containing protein, with the protein product MSSVPSAPSAALPSRARIVAVHSGKVLCVSEASTADGAPVIQFSRGADDHEKFSLEPAGDGSYRLMAEHSGKVLVIEDVSEKEGAWLIQWRAVGTENEKFLFEPQPGGAYRIAARHSGQYLDVAGGATGDGARVVQWPREEVDHQLFRLEPMADADR
- a CDS encoding ATP-dependent 6-phosphofructokinase encodes the protein MRIGVLTAGGDCPGLNAVIRSVVHRAVTGHDDEVIGFEDGFKGLLDGRYRKLDLDAVGGILARGGTILGSSRLERARLRQACEDAKDMSKEYGIDVLIPIGGEGTLTAARMLADAGLPVVGVPKTIDNDISSTDRTFGFDTAVGVATEAIDRLKTTAESHQRVMVVEVMGRHAGWIALESGMAGGAHGICLPERPFDVNDLVKMVEERFARGKKFAVVCVAEGAHPAEGTMDYAKGEIDQFGHERFQGIGTKLAVELEKRLGKEARPVILGHVQRGGTPTAYDRVLATRFGWHAVEAAHRGEFGKMTALRGTDITMVPLAEAVTHLKTVPADRMHEAESVF